The Ornithodoros turicata isolate Travis chromosome 7, ASM3712646v1, whole genome shotgun sequence genome includes a region encoding these proteins:
- the LOC135400549 gene encoding uncharacterized PE-PGRS family protein PE_PGRS54-like — MDEFDAVWTLHRATELAEGCFTGLHEADGVSVSLKKQHKASNSIKTESGMHLQVSDGGGDGGDGGVGIGIGIGGDGGDGGSGGDGGAGTGVGIGGSGGDGGLNGDGGDGGPGIGIGIGGPGGNGGKRGRGGNGGAGTGVGVGGSGGDGGLNGDGGDGGPGIGVGIGGPGGDGGNGGSGGDGGAGTGVGVGGSGGDGGLNGDGGDGGPGIGVGIGGPGGDAGNGGSGGDGGAGTGVGVGGSGGDGGLNGNGGDGGAGIGVGIGGPGGDAGNGGSGGDGGAGTGVGVGGSGGDGGLNGDGGDGGAGIGVGIGGPGGDGGSGGSGGDGGAGIGVGVGGSGGDGGLNGNGGDGGAGIGVGIGGPGGDGGSGGDGGAGIGVGVGGSGGDGGLNGDGGDGGAGIGVGIGGPGGDAGNGGSGGDGGDGTGVGVGGSGGDGGLNGNGGDGGAGIGVGIGGPGGDAGNGGSGGDGGDGTGVGVGGSGGDGGLNGNGGDGGAGIGVGIGGPGGDGGSGGSGGDGGAGIGVGVGGSGGDGGLNGDGGDGGAGIGVGIGGPGGDAGNGGSGGDGGAGTGVGVGGSGGDGGLNGNGGDGGAGIGVGIGGPGGDAGNGGSGGDGGAGTGVGVGGSGGDGGLNGNGGDGGAGIGVGIGGPGGDGGSGGSGGDGGAGTGVGVGGSGGDGGFTGNGGNGGPGTGVGVGGSGGNGGLFGSGGSGGSGTGVGVGGSGGNGGFSGNGGNGGAGTGVGVGGSGGNGGLFGSGGSGGSGTGVGVGGSGGNGGFAGNGGNGGAGTGVGVGGSGGNGGLFGSGGSGGSGTGVGVGGSGGNGGFAGNGGNGGAGTGVGVGGSGGNGGLFGSGGSGGSGTGVGVGGSGGNGGFAGNGGNGGAGTGVGVGGSGGNGGLFGSGGSGGSGTGVGVGGSGGNGGFSGNGGNGGAGTGVGVGGSGGNGGLFGSGGSGGSGTGVGVGGSGGNGGFAGNGGNGGAGTGVGVGGSGGNGGLFGSGGSGGSGTGVGVGGSGGNGGFAGNGGNGGAGTGVGVGGSGGNGGLFGSGGSGGSGTGVGVGGSGGNGGFSGNGGNGGAGTGVGVGGSGGNGGLFGSGGSGGSGTGVGVGGSGGNGGFAGNGGNGGAGTGVGVGGSGGNGGLFGSGGSGGSGTGVGVGGSGGNGGFAGNGGNGGAGTGVGVGGSGGNGGFFGNGGNGGAGTGVGVGGSGGDGVFIGNGGNGGTGTGVGVGGSGGNGGLFGNGGNGGAGTGVGVGGSGGDGVFVGNGGNGGTGTGVGVGGSGGNGGVFGNGGNGGAGTGVGVGGSGGDGVFIGNGGNGGTGTGVGVGGSGGNGGFFGNGGNGGAGTGVGVGGSGGDGVFIGNGGNGGTGTGVGVGGSGGNGGRFGNGGNGGAGFGLGIGGAGGKGGRTIVIPG, encoded by the exons ATGGACGAGTTTGACGCCGTGTGGACCTTACACAGAGCCACAGAGCTGGCAGAAG GCTGTTTTACTGGACTCCATGAAGCTGATGGCGTAAGTGTGAGCCTCAAGAAGCAACACAAAGCAAGCAATAGTATAAAAACGGAATCTGGTATGCACTTACAAGTATCAGATGGAGGTGGCGACGGCGGTGACGGAGGCGTAGGTATAGGAATCGGAATCGGTGGAGATGGCGGCGATGGAGGCAGCGGAGGTGACGGCGGAGCTGGCACAGGAGTTGGGATAGGTGGTTCCGGTGGTGATGGTGGACTGAACGGCGACGGTGGTGATGGAGGACCTGGTATAGGAATCGGAATCGGAGGTCCAGGTGGAAATGGCGGCAAAAGAGGCAGAGGAGGCAACGGCGGAGCCGGCACAGGAGTTGGAGTAGGTGGttctggtggtgatggtggacTGAATGGCGACGGTGGTGATGGAGGACCTGGCATAGGGGTCGGAATTGGAGGTCCAGGTGGAGATGGCGGCAATGGAGGCAGCGGAGGCGACGGCGGAGCCGGCACAGGAGTTGGAGTAGGTGGttctggtggtgatggtggacTAAATGGTGACGGCGGTGATGGAGGACCTGGTATAGGCGTCGGAATCGGAGGTCCAGGTGGAGATGCCGGCAATGGAGGCAGCGGAGGAGACGGCGGAGCCGGCACAGGAGTGGGAGTAGGTGGCTCCGGTGGTGATGGCGGACTGAATGGCAATGGTGGTGATGGAGGAGCTGGTATAGGGGTCGGAATCGGAGGTCCAGGTGGAGATGCCGGCAATGGAGGCAGCGGAGGAGACGGCGGAGCCGGCACAGGAGTGGGAGTAGGTGGTTCTGGTGGCGACGGTGGACTGAATGGCGACGGCGGTGATGGAGGAGCTGGTATAGGGGTCGGAATCGGAGGTCCTGGTGGAGATGGCGGCAGCGGAGGCAGCGGAGGCGACGGCGGAGCCGGCATAGGAGTTGGAGTAGGTGGTTCTGGTGGTGACGGTGGACTGAATGGCAATGGTGGTGACGGAGGAGCTGGTATAGGGGTCGGAATCGGAGGTCCAGGCGGAGATGGCGGCAGCGGAGGCGACGGCGGAGCCGGCATAGGAGTTGGAGTAGGTGGttctggtggtgatggtggacTGAATGGCGATGGTGGTGATGGAGGAGCTGGTATAGGGGTCGGAATCGGAGGACCAGGTGGAGATGCCGGCAATGGAGGCAGTGGAGGAGACGGCGGAGACGGCACAGGAGTTGGAGTAGGCGGCTCCGGTGGTGATGGCGGACTGAATGGCAATGGTGGTGACGGAGGAGCTGGTATAGGGGTCGGAATCGGAGGTCCAGGTGGAGATGCCGGCAATGGAGGCAGTGGAGGAGACGGCGGAGACGGCACAGGAGTTGGAGTAGGCGGCTCCGGTGGTGATGGCGGACTGAATGGCAATGGTGGTGACGGAGGAGCTGGTATAGGGGTCGGGATCGGAGGTCCAGGTGGAGATGGCGGCAGCGGAGGCAGCGGAGGCGACGGCGGAGCCGGCATAGGAGTTGGAGTAGGTGGttctggtggtgatggtggacTGAATGGCGATGGTGGTGATGGAGGAGCTGGTATAGGGGTCGGAATCGGAGGACCAGGTGGAGATGCCGGCAATGGAGGCAGTGGAGGAGACGGCGGAGCCGGCACAGGAGTTGGAGTAGGCGGCTCCGGTGGTGATGGCGGACTGAATGGCAATGGTGGTGACGGAGGAGCTGGTATAGGGGTCGGAATCGGAGGTCCAGGTGGAGATGCCGGCAATGGAGGCAGTGGAGGAGACGGCGGAGCCGGCACAGGAGTTGGAGTAGGCGGCTCCGGTGGTGATGGCGGACTGAATGGCAATGGTGGTGACGGAGGAGCTGGTATAGGGGTCGGAATCGGAGGTCCAGGTGGAGATGGCGGCAGCGGAGGCAGCGGAGGCGACGGCGGAGCCGGCACAGGAGTTGGAGTAGGAGGATCCGGTGGTGACGGAGGATTTACTGGCAATGGCGGAAATGGAGGCCCTGGAACGGGAGTTGGAGTAGGAGGATCAGGTGGTAATGGAGGCCTTTTCGGTAGCGGCGGAAGTGGAGGATCCGGCACGGGAGTTGGTGTGGGAGGATCCGGTGGTAACGGCGGATTTAGTGGCAACGGCGGAAATGGAGGCGCTGGAACAGGAGTTGGAGTAGGAGGATCAGGTGGTAATGGAGGCCTTTTCGGTAGCGGCGGAAGTGGAGGATCCGGCACGGGAGTTGGTGTGGGAGGATCCGGTGGTAACGGAGGATTTGCTGGCAATGGCGGAAATGGAGGCGCTGGAACAGGAGTTGGAGTAGGAGGATCAGGTGGTAATGGAGGCCTTTTCGGTAGCGGCGGAAGTGGAGGATCCGGCACGGGAGTTGGTGTGGGAGGATCCGGTGGTAACGGAGGATTTGCTGGCAATGGCGGAAATGGAGGCGCTGGAACAGGAGTTGGAGTAGGAGGATCAGGTGGTAATGGAGGCCTTTTCGGTAGCGGCGGAAGTGGAGGATCCGGCACGGGAGTTGGTGTGGGAGGATCCGGTGGTAACGGAGGATTTGCTGGCAATGGCGGAAATGGAGGCGCTGGAACAGGAGTTGGAGTAGGAGGATCAGGTGGTAATGGAGGCCTTTTCGGTAGCGGCGGAAGTGGAGGATCCGGCACTGGAGTTGGTGTGGGAGGATCCGGTGGTAACGGCGGATTTAGTGGCAACGGCGGAAATGGAGGCGCTGGAACAGGAGTTGGAGTAGGAGGATCAGGTGGTAATGGAGGCCTTTTCGGTAGCGGCGGAAGTGGAGGATCCGGCACGGGAGTTGGTGTGGGAGGATCCGGTGGTAACGGAGGATTTGCTGGCAATGGCGGAAATGGAGGCGCTGGAACAGGAGTTGGAGTAGGAGGATCAGGTGGTAATGGAGGCCTTTTCGGTAGCGGCGGAAGTGGAGGATCCGGCACGGGAGTTGGTGTGGGAGGATCCGGTGGTAACGGAGGATTTGCTGGCAATGGCGGAAATGGAGGCGCTGGAACAGGAGTTGGAGTAGGAGGATCAGGTGGTAATGGAGGCCTTTTCGGTAGCGGCGGAAGTGGAGGATCCGGCACTGGAGTTGGTGTGGGAGGATCCGGTGGTAACGGCGGATTTAGTGGCAACGGCGGAAATGGAGGCGCTGGAACAGGAGTTGGAGTAGGAGGATCAGGTGGTAATGGAGGCCTTTTCGGTAGCGGCGGAAGTGGAGGATCCGGCACGGGAGTTGGTGTGGGAGGATCCGGTGGTAACGGAGGATTTGCTGGCAATGGCGGAAATGGAGGCGCTGGAACAGGAGTTGGAGTAGGAGGATCAGGTGGTAATGGAGGCCTTTTCGGTAGCGGCGGAAGTGGAGGATCCGGCACGGGAGTTGGTGTGGGAGGATCCGGTGGTAACGGAGGATTTGCTGGCAATGGCGGAAATGGAGGCGCTGGAACAGGAGTTGGAGTAGGAGGATCAGGTGGCAATGGAGGCTTTTTCGGTAACGGCGGAAATGGAGGAGCCGGCACGGGAGTTGGTGTGGGAGGATCCGGTGGTGATGGAGTGTTTATCGGCAACGGCGGAAATGGAGGAACTGGAACGGGAGTTGGAGTAGGAGGATCAGGTGGCAATGGAGGCCTTTTCGGTAACGGCGGAAATGGAGGAGCCGGCACGGGAGTTGGTGTGGGAGGATCCGGTGGTGATGGAGTGTTTGTCGGCAACGGCGGAAATGGAGGAACTGGAACGGGAGTTGGAGTAGGAGGATCAGGTGGCAATGGAGGCGTTTTCGGTAACGGCGGAAATGGAGGAGCCGGCACGGGAGTTGGTGTGGGAGGATCCGGTGGTGATGGAGTGTTTATCGGCAACGGCGGAAATGGAGGAACTGGAACGGGAGTTGGAGTAGGAGGATCAGGTGGCAATGGAGGCTTTTTCGGTAACGGCGGAAATGGAGGAGCCGGCACGGGAGTTGGTGTGGGAGGATCCGGAGGTGATGGAGTGTTTATCGGCAACGGCGGAAATGGAGGAACTGGAACGGGAGTTGGAGTAGGAGGATCAGGTGGCAATGGAGGTCGTTTCGGTAACGGAGGAAATGGAGGAGCCGGCTTCGGACTTGGAATAGGAGGAGCAGGAGGCAAAGGCGGAAGAACAATTGTTATCCCTGGTTGA